In the genome of Ammospiza nelsoni isolate bAmmNel1 chromosome 28, bAmmNel1.pri, whole genome shotgun sequence, the window gcagagccagaaggtccTACCTgagctccttttctccagaatgAACCCCCCCCAGCTCCTCTTGGAGCTCCAGACCCCTCCTCAGCTCCATCTTCTtccctggacatgctccagacccctcctcagctccttccccttctcaggtcatgctccagacccctcctcagctccatccccttccctggacatgctccagccctcaTGAGGGGCACAGAACTGACCCCAAGGATTTGAGGTGTGACCTCATCAGTGTCCAggtcctgctgccacaccattcctgacaCTTTGGGAATGTCCCCTTCCCAAGATGATGGCCCATACAGGACCCTCACCCCTTGGTgttcagcagtgcccaggggtCAAACCTGCAGGGAAAGGCTTTAGCCTAGCCCCTCTGGGCTGGCTCGCTGCTCCTGCCTGTTTGGAACCACAGCAAGATGGTTGAGAGGGGTGGGGTGAGGCTGAAGAACCACCCCCATCATCCTCACTGCCTGCAGCGTGGGCTGGGGGATCCCTTCTacgggggcagcaggaggagcagggccttGGGTGGGAGGTGTGTTTTCTTCATGGGATAGGACTACTGGGGTACATTCCTCGAGCTTTATTTGCAGCATCACCCTCATGACATGGTTGAGAAAATAGGAAGGTAAAGCTCATGTACAGCCCGTAGCAGCTGAAGATTTCTTTGTTACAGAGCGCTTGAAAAACTTTCTAGCCAAGAGCACATTGCTAAAGACAATTGTTTTAGCCAATAACTAAAAGTACTAAAAATACTAAAAGTACTAAGAGTACTCGTTAACATTTTCTACTTTCAGActttgcagctgctctgttctttctgtttctaaGGCCTGCATTTCAAGCTTTCAAATCATCTCACCTTTGCTATTTCCCACAGGGGGCTGTGACTCTGGCTGTGACCCTGGTTCCTGGCTGATGATGTGACACTGAGTGAGGGATGGTGGTCCCTGGGTGGGGGTCTCTTCCTGGCCACCCCCACCAGCTGCCCAAGGGGACCCCGAGGAGCTGCCACTCCTCCTCCCCGTGCCTCTGCCCGCCTCCTGTTTCTCCTGCGGAGCAGATGCCTGTAATTAGGAAGGATCCCAAATTAGACGGTGTGGAGCCCAGACTTGTTTTGCCGATGATAAACCGCTGCTGCCGGCTCCACCCAGCCCGCTGCGGCGTGGGGCTCCGGCCTGTGGGGCACGGCGGGGGCGAGGGGACTTGGGGGGCAGACCCCGCTCTGTGCCCACACCAGGAGGGGTCGGGAATCCCTGCCATGAgcggctgctgcctctgcccatgCCAGGAAAGGTCCTGGAGCAGCCACAAATGGGACACAGGTCGTGGTGGTGAGACTGGTGGCACAAAGCCCAAGTGCTGCCAAGAGCAGGGAcgcagggtgggcacagcctgccctgtCTGAGGTgttccaaggacacagagctgctcttcccAAGGAGAGCAGGGCAAGCCTGGCTGTGAGGGGTGATGGAGGCACCTGGGGGGCTGGTGAGCATCCTCGCCTCCCCAGCTTCCCTCTggccactggaacaggtttcagGAGAGCTTTGCAAATGCTGCGGTGTGTGGAAAGCTCATTGGAGCCAGGTTGCAAAATCATCCCCGGGCTCCTCTTCAAACACCGAGTCCCATGAGCTGTCCCATTCCAAACTcacctttcctgctcctccagaaGCGTCCCCTCCCACCAGGCTCAGCTAGGACACGGGACCTGCCACCGCTGCCACAGAGACGCAGCAGCAAGAGGTGGTTTGGAGGCAGGTGAGTCCCCTGGGCCCGAGGTGGGAATGGGGACAGAGATGGGCATCAGGATGGGcatgggacagccctgggcagcaggacagtgctgaggctgtgccctggccaaGCTGGGCATCACTCCCAGGCAGGAGTGGGAGGCAATGGAGGTGGGACAGCTGCCTGGCCCCGCTCCACATCCCACAGGAGCTACAAGAGGGCACCATCCCACCCTGGCAGAGGTCCCCAGGTGTCCTCAGTCTGGCACCAGGGTCCCAAGGCTTGGAGGtggctcctcctgtgctctcaTTGacaggctccttgcccagcaCCACgagaaggacaggacagggtGTGAGCACCTGAAAGAACAGGGGAATGTGGGACTCTCCatgccaggagctggagccccAGACACTCTGGCTGGACAAGGTCCAGCTTCCAGACCTGTGGGATTGGGAGTGTGGAGCTGTTTGCTCCTGGGCATGGcttggggggcactggggataCATGGGGTGATGCAGCATGGCATgacatggcatggcatggcacagctgtggaacggtgaggaggagaaggagtgGGAGGGAGTTGATGGGAGTGAACAAAGTTGCTGGGTACAGCCAGCATGGGCAGCTAGGAGCAGCAGGCTCACACCTGGGGGCTGCCCACACCTGGGGGGCGGCACCCCCACCTGGGACATGGCCAGAACTGTTGGTGGGCTCTggaggggtgggagggaaggTGGGTGCTAGGCTGGAGCAGTGAGCAGAGGGCAGGACAGGCTTAGCCCTGGCAGGGGGTGGTTCTAGGAGTCCCCTGGGCAGGGGAATGATGCTGGGGCTcttgctgtgtccctgtgtgtggctgggccaggctgagcagctctgggtgctgacaccttgccctgctcccagcGTGTCCATCGGCATCGTCGGAGCCGCTGCAGCAGAGGTGCCAtggggccaggctgtgccagtgtcctgggctggctcctgctggcacaggcagccctgcaggtcaCAGGTATGTGCTGGCACCTGTCCCTGGGCTTTGGAGGGTGGCGGATTTGGAGCCTGTCATGGGTCAAAGGGATGAGCTGGACTTCTGCCACAGCCCTCAGTGCCCACCTGgtctttcctctgctgcaggtggcCGTCCCTGTGATGCCAAGGATTTTGGGCATGGCTCGCTggtctgtgcctgcagtgccacGTACTGTGACACTCTGGACCCCCTggtcctgccagcccctggctcCTACATCAAATATGAGAGCAGCAAGGCTGGCAAGAGGCTGGAGCGGAGCGAGGGCAGCTTCCAGCACAACGCCAAGAGCCCAGGTACCACCCTGGCCTGTGGGAGGGTCTGTCCTCTCAcaggtggcagggctggtgacACTGTGTGTCCCCACAGATTTCCACCTCACCCTGGACACCACACAGAGGTACCAGAAGGTGAAGGGCTTTGGTGGCTCCATCACTGACGCAGCTGCCATCAACATCCAGTCCCTGTCCAAGGCTGCCCAGAACCACCTGATCCGCTCCTACTTCTCCGAGGAaggtgagcccagggcagcaaagCTGTTGGGGTCTGGCAGCTGAGATTTGTTCTGGGGAGCCCCCAAATGCAACTCGAGGATACCCATCACCACCTGCCCTGTCCTCAGGCATTGAGTACAACCTGGTGCGTGTGCCCATGGCCAGCACTGACTTCTCCGTCCGCCTGTACACCTACGCCGACGCCGAGGGCGACTTCGAGCTGAGGCACTTCAACCTGACCGAGGAGGACACGCACATGAAGGTGAATCCTGCAGGAAGGGTCCGAGGGactggggctgctgcctgggtgggatgggatgggatccatggaatgggatgggatccaatccatgggatgggatgggctgggatgggatgagatatgggatgggatcagtggaggggatgggatcagtggaagggatgggatgggatcagtgggatgggatgggatcaatgggaggggatgggatgggacagaaAGGACAGGGGATGAAAGGCACATCCTGCTGATTAGGAGAGAGAGCACTCATCCTTCCAGCTGTGGGGaagaagggatgggatgggatgaaataggaaggggaaggggatCACTTCCaatggggagggagaggactcatctgtgctctgggatgggatgggatgggatggggaaagggaaCACCTTCCCATGTCTGGGGAGGGAGGTGACTCCTCCTGCTGTCCAGCACTGGGACAGACCCAGAGATCTCTGTGCCATCCCACTTCTCCCTAGATCCCCATCCTCCAAGCAGCGCAGGCAGTGGCCAAGCGGCCGCTGTCTCTGTACGCCAGCCCTTGGACCTCCCCGGTGTGGATGAAGACAAATGGAGCAATGACAGGGAGAGGAACACTgaagggcagccctggggacaagTACCACCGGGCCTGGGCCAAGTACTTTATCCGGTGAGGGGCCACGGGAGTGTGGTGGGTGCCAGGGATGCCAtacctggagctggcacaggcgTGACGGGGCCGTTCACCTTCTACCCCACGCCAGGTTCCTGGATGAATACGCCAAGCACAACCTGACCTTctgggcagtgacagcagggaaCGAGCCCACGGCTGGTGAGATTGTCTTCtaccccttccagtgcctgggCTTCTCCCCTGAGCACCAGAGGGATTTCATTGCCCAGGACCTGGGCCCGGCGCTGGCCAACAGCTCCCACCACCACGTCCAGCTCATCATCCTGGATGACCAGAGGGTGATGCTGCCCTACTGGGCCGAGGTGgtgagtgcccacagcagctgttctgGCCCCACAGCAgatttcccagccctgggcactggtGTGACCCATTTCTCCTGCCAGGTTCTCAAAGACCCCGTGGCTGCCAGCTACATCAGCGGCATCGGCATCCACTGGTACCTGGATTTTCTGGCACCCATCGACCTGACGCTCTCCATCACCCATCACCTCTTCCCAGACTATTTCCTCCTCTCCACGGAGGCCTCCACAGGCTCCTACTTCTGGGAGCCCAGGGTGGTCCTGGGTGGCTGGGAGCGTGGGAGCAAGTACAGCCACAGCATCCTGTCGGTAGGGCCTggtgacagctggggacacattGGCCACCCTGGCCAGCCCCTGGGCCTGCCCGTGGCTCAGTACcaccctctgccctgcagaacCTCAACAACTACGTGACAGGGTGGACCGACTGGAACCTGGCCCTGGACATGGAGGGAGGCCCCAACTGGAGCAAGAACTACGTGGACAGCCCCGTCATCGTGGACAGCAGCAAGGATGTCTTCTACAAGCAGCCCATGTTCTACCACCTGGGCCACTTCAGGTGGGTCGGGGGGGCCACAGGCTGCTGGCTCCAGGTACCACATCCTAAGTACCACACTCTGATCCAGCTTGTCCCCACAGCAAGTTCATCCCCGAGGGCTCCCAGCGGGTGGGACTGGCTGTCTCCAAGAAGTGCCACCGGTGTGACCTGGAGCACTCTGCCTTTCTGCGCCCCGACGGCGCTGTTGTGCTGGTGGTCCTGAACCGGTGAGTGGCTCGGTTCTGATCCCTGCTAAAAGGCCCCACTGAGCCCACTGAGCCCCCATCCCCTCTtgctttccccacagctcccccacGGACGTGTCCTTTGGGATCTCTGACCCACACGTTGGCTTCATTGAGGCCGTGGCTCCCAGCGACTCCATCCAGACGTTCCTCTGGAAGCAGCCAGCCTAGCCTGGCATGGGAGGGAGGTGCCAGAGCCAGGAACACGCTGCTGGTGGCAGCTTGGAGAGAAGACTCCAATGGGGTTGGTGGTGCAGCacactccctgcagccccctgtgccccagaggaCCTGTAT includes:
- the LOC132085128 gene encoding lysosomal acid glucosylceramidase-like; the protein is MGPGCASVLGWLLLAQAALQVTGGRPCDAKDFGHGSLVCACSATYCDTLDPLVLPAPGSYIKYESSKAGKRLERSEGSFQHNAKSPDFHLTLDTTQRYQKVKGFGGSITDAAAINIQSLSKAAQNHLIRSYFSEEGIEYNLVRVPMASTDFSVRLYTYADAEGDFELRHFNLTEEDTHMKIPILQAAQAVAKRPLSLYASPWTSPVWMKTNGAMTGRGTLKGSPGDKYHRAWAKYFIRFLDEYAKHNLTFWAVTAGNEPTAGEIVFYPFQCLGFSPEHQRDFIAQDLGPALANSSHHHVQLIILDDQRVMLPYWAEVVLKDPVAASYISGIGIHWYLDFLAPIDLTLSITHHLFPDYFLLSTEASTGSYFWEPRVVLGGWERGSKYSHSILSNLNNYVTGWTDWNLALDMEGGPNWSKNYVDSPVIVDSSKDVFYKQPMFYHLGHFSKFIPEGSQRVGLAVSKKCHRCDLEHSAFLRPDGAVVLVVLNRSPTDVSFGISDPHVGFIEAVAPSDSIQTFLWKQPA